A single region of the Salvia miltiorrhiza cultivar Shanhuang (shh) chromosome 8, IMPLAD_Smil_shh, whole genome shotgun sequence genome encodes:
- the LOC130999424 gene encoding uncharacterized protein LOC130999424 isoform X1: MVQSSTMDEVMTDAATGSEKVQGDNVSDVVVARKTVRRSNRFLTLTKDGLNDGLVPENGEGIAGEKVEGIAASKELANVQHAVVVQHAISKEKMVQSSTMDEIMTDAASGSEKVQGDNVSDVVGARKEVRRSNRVKGNLVGDAGKHLLRPTTTKTGVKVDENSKTIDVVDRLALQAIDTNIISPERRETKAPKQSMFLHTLKFRSPYFQRDISTSKPLKKNEKEVGFYAMYLDSGENKEILFEFMDIQVRRFEMLSMRRGNVVNISLIDAWTLVLNWKEQYRSNSSPLRFFSTASLYLDSIAPENLSLESQRAKFVMELYVELTEFGKNPIENIDMFFFPVYEQERYFALCVDLKRERIFVLDSLIDILGDHDFRKYDSLCTKVRTLLAYYLNYKEETMKSKSVSNSKMQIVKLKWADKRNTLDTAIYLMRHLETFMGDSSSNWKCDMSNVSTRQISRMRVRYCSSIISCARNEVKKEIEDNAAIEYRKICSDPSVNIDSVLVG; this comes from the exons ATGGTTCAAAGTTCAACCATGGATGAG GTTATGACTGATGCTGCAACTGGAAGTGAAAAGGTTCAAGGCGACAATGTTAGTGACGTTGTCGTTGCTCGGAAGACAGTAAGACGTTCTAACAGG TTCTTAACTTTGACAAAGGATGGGCTTAACGATGGACTAGTTCCTGAAAACGGTGAAGGCATAGCTGGTGAAAAAGTTGAAGGCATAGCTGCATCAAAGGAATTAGCAAACGTCCAGCACGCCGTCGTTGTCCAGCACGCCATTAGTAAGGAGAAAATGGTTCAAAGTTCAACCATGGATGAG ATTATGACTGATGCTGCATCTGGAAGTGAAAAGGTTCAAGGCGACAATGTTAGTGACGTTGTCGGTGCTCGGAAGGAGGTCAGACGTTCTAACAGG GTTAAGGGAAACTTGGTGGGTGATGCCGGAAAGCATCTGCTTCGTCCTACCACAACAAAGACAGGGGTAAAG GTTGACGAGAACTCCAAAACAATAGATGTGGTGGATCGGTTAGCATTACAGGCCATTGACACAAAC attaTTAGTCCAGAAAGACGTGAGACTAAAGCACCCAAGCAGAGCATGTTCTTGCATACTTTAAAATTCCGCTCACCCTATTTTCAACGTGATATAAGCACTTCAAAACCgttgaaaaaaaatgagaaggaAGTGGGATTTTATGCCATGTACTTGGACAGTGGAGAGAA CAAGGAAATTTTATTCGAATTCATGGATATACAAGTAAGGCGTTTCGAGATGTTATCAATGAGAAGAGGCAATGTGGTGAACATTTCTCTTATAGATGCATGGACGCTAGTTCTGAACTGGAAAGAGCAGTATCGTTCAAATAGTTCACCCCTCCGATTTTTTTCTACGGCCAGCCTATAT cttGACAGTATAGCTCCAGAAAATTTAAGTCTTGAATCACAAAGAGCTAAATTCGTGATGGAGTTATATGTGGAGTTGACGGAGTTTGGAAAAAATCCAATTGAGAACATTGATATG TTTTTCTTCCCCGTATATGAACAAGAACGGTACTTTGCATTGTGTGTGGATTTAAAAAGGGAACGAATCTTTGTGCTGGACAGTCTCATAGACATATTAGGTGATCATGATTTCAGGAAGTATGACAGCCTTTGCACCAAAGTT CGTACACTATTGGCGTATTATCTCAACTACAAAGAAGAGACCATGAAGTCAAAATCGGTGTCGAATTCCAAAATGCAAATTGTCAAACTGAAGTGGGCGGACAAGAGAAATACATTGGACACAGCTATTTATCTTATGCGCCACTTGGAGACATTCATGGGAGATAGTTCGTCAAATTGGAAGTGTGACATGTCCAACGTAAGTACACGACAAATCTCTCGAATGCGGGTGAGGTATTGCTCGTCCATAATATCATGCGCTAGGAACGAAGTGAAGAAAGAGATTGAGGACAATGCTGCAATTGAATATCGTAAGATTTGCAGTGATCCATCGGTTAACATAGATTCAGTCTTGGTAGGTTGA
- the LOC130999424 gene encoding uncharacterized protein LOC130999424 isoform X2, protein MVQSSTMDEVMTDAATGSEKVQGDNVSDVVVARKTVRRSNRFLTLTKDGLNDGLVPENGEGIAGEKVEGIAASKELANVQHAVVVQHAISKEKMVQSSTMDEIMTDAASGSEKVQGDNVSDVVGARKEVRRSNRVKGNLVGDAGKHLLRPTTTKTGVDENSKTIDVVDRLALQAIDTNIISPERRETKAPKQSMFLHTLKFRSPYFQRDISTSKPLKKNEKEVGFYAMYLDSGENKEILFEFMDIQVRRFEMLSMRRGNVVNISLIDAWTLVLNWKEQYRSNSSPLRFFSTASLYLDSIAPENLSLESQRAKFVMELYVELTEFGKNPIENIDMFFFPVYEQERYFALCVDLKRERIFVLDSLIDILGDHDFRKYDSLCTKVRTLLAYYLNYKEETMKSKSVSNSKMQIVKLKWADKRNTLDTAIYLMRHLETFMGDSSSNWKCDMSNVSTRQISRMRVRYCSSIISCARNEVKKEIEDNAAIEYRKICSDPSVNIDSVLVG, encoded by the exons ATGGTTCAAAGTTCAACCATGGATGAG GTTATGACTGATGCTGCAACTGGAAGTGAAAAGGTTCAAGGCGACAATGTTAGTGACGTTGTCGTTGCTCGGAAGACAGTAAGACGTTCTAACAGG TTCTTAACTTTGACAAAGGATGGGCTTAACGATGGACTAGTTCCTGAAAACGGTGAAGGCATAGCTGGTGAAAAAGTTGAAGGCATAGCTGCATCAAAGGAATTAGCAAACGTCCAGCACGCCGTCGTTGTCCAGCACGCCATTAGTAAGGAGAAAATGGTTCAAAGTTCAACCATGGATGAG ATTATGACTGATGCTGCATCTGGAAGTGAAAAGGTTCAAGGCGACAATGTTAGTGACGTTGTCGGTGCTCGGAAGGAGGTCAGACGTTCTAACAGG GTTAAGGGAAACTTGGTGGGTGATGCCGGAAAGCATCTGCTTCGTCCTACCACAACAAAGACAGGG GTTGACGAGAACTCCAAAACAATAGATGTGGTGGATCGGTTAGCATTACAGGCCATTGACACAAAC attaTTAGTCCAGAAAGACGTGAGACTAAAGCACCCAAGCAGAGCATGTTCTTGCATACTTTAAAATTCCGCTCACCCTATTTTCAACGTGATATAAGCACTTCAAAACCgttgaaaaaaaatgagaaggaAGTGGGATTTTATGCCATGTACTTGGACAGTGGAGAGAA CAAGGAAATTTTATTCGAATTCATGGATATACAAGTAAGGCGTTTCGAGATGTTATCAATGAGAAGAGGCAATGTGGTGAACATTTCTCTTATAGATGCATGGACGCTAGTTCTGAACTGGAAAGAGCAGTATCGTTCAAATAGTTCACCCCTCCGATTTTTTTCTACGGCCAGCCTATAT cttGACAGTATAGCTCCAGAAAATTTAAGTCTTGAATCACAAAGAGCTAAATTCGTGATGGAGTTATATGTGGAGTTGACGGAGTTTGGAAAAAATCCAATTGAGAACATTGATATG TTTTTCTTCCCCGTATATGAACAAGAACGGTACTTTGCATTGTGTGTGGATTTAAAAAGGGAACGAATCTTTGTGCTGGACAGTCTCATAGACATATTAGGTGATCATGATTTCAGGAAGTATGACAGCCTTTGCACCAAAGTT CGTACACTATTGGCGTATTATCTCAACTACAAAGAAGAGACCATGAAGTCAAAATCGGTGTCGAATTCCAAAATGCAAATTGTCAAACTGAAGTGGGCGGACAAGAGAAATACATTGGACACAGCTATTTATCTTATGCGCCACTTGGAGACATTCATGGGAGATAGTTCGTCAAATTGGAAGTGTGACATGTCCAACGTAAGTACACGACAAATCTCTCGAATGCGGGTGAGGTATTGCTCGTCCATAATATCATGCGCTAGGAACGAAGTGAAGAAAGAGATTGAGGACAATGCTGCAATTGAATATCGTAAGATTTGCAGTGATCCATCGGTTAACATAGATTCAGTCTTGGTAGGTTGA
- the LOC130999425 gene encoding protein FAR1-RELATED SEQUENCE 5-like translates to MPKSKRSTKKRKRTSCKVNCRARIIFQISEFGTYNVRTFIEGHNHTMVPTVSRHLMPVNRNVTPAHEIWITSAIKANIGPIRSFRMYREIMGEYEDIGCVSNDFKNFVRDLNVYALDSDAHMILQTFLNKKELGNGFQYFYDVDDENRLRRLIWTDEVSVKNYKLFGEAVSFDATYNTNRYKMIFTPFTGRDNHGKCLSFGAAIISREDVDSYSWVLEKFVECVGNAPPLLITDQDPGLKKAVAAVWPQTRHRYCMWHITMKVAEKMPQRLRDSTEFKTNFGNIVWSEFDEPAVFEENWQNLMDEYDLLDNRWFSDMFDDRSHWIPAYFRDVSMSGLFRTTSLSESENSYFKRFVHKNANLMLFYMQYCSALEAQRHNYHKTTFADETGVLPMKTRLKIEKHAATIYTNNIFKEVQDEIDDSQTHCNMYKMEEQVDESIYTVHDNVDGKFVVRHRLSDTYTSCSCNLFVRKGILCKHIFLAFRTLQVERIPDKYISIRWSKFSILSAMVPGFELGSAPSQNSIIGNNKFFNIVGNCIGYVGDNQVLREELLAALIEVEKRFAKEGRTESKLQAKHRLFKDFYGTTAPEVPSVLPPLISKTKGSGAGGRRKSNQEKAMDLAKKPLRNCKKCNTMGHHDSRNCPTNKLSN, encoded by the exons ATGCCCAAAAGTAAACGCTCAACCAAGAAGCGTAAGAGGACGTCATGCAAGGTGAATTGCAGGgctcggattatttttcaaatttcagaATTTGGTACGTATAATGTCCGCACGTTCATTGAGGGTCATAATCACACCATGGTTCCTACTGTATCTAGACACCTTATGCCCGTGAACAGGAACGTTACCCCTGCCCATGAGATATGGATTACGTCCGCGATTAAAGCAAACATTGGGCCTATTAGATCTTTCCGTATGTACAGAGAGATTATGGGCGAGTATGAGGATATTGGTTGCGTGAGTAATGATTTCAAGAATTTTGTACGTGATCTTAATGTTTACGCACTTGATTCAGATGCTCACATGATTTTGCAAACATTCTTGAATAAAAAAGAGTTAGGCAATGGCTTCCAATATTTCTATGATGTAGACGATGAGAATAGGCTTCGTCGATTGATTTGGACCGATGAAGTCTCTGTTAAGAACTACAAATTATTTGGTGAAGCCGTGTCCTTCGACGCAACATACAATACCAAcag GTATAAAATGATCTTCACACCGTTCACGGGTAGGGATAACCATGGCAAGTGTTTGTCTTTTGGTGCAGCCATCATATCTCGAGAAGATGTTGATTCGTATTCTTGGGTTTTGGAGAAGTTTGTTGAATGCGTGGGAAATGCCCCACCACTATTAATAACTGATCAAGATCCAGGGTTGAAAAAGGCTGTTGCGGCAGTTTGGCCTCAAACACGTCACAGATACTGCATGTGGCATATTACAATGAAGGTTGCTGAGAAGATGCCGCAAAGACTGAGGGATAGCACTGAGTTCAAAACCAACTTTGGGAATATTGTTTGGTCTGAATTTGATGAGCCTGCTGTTTTTGAGGAGAATTGGCAAAATCTTATGGATGAGTACGACCTGTTGGATAATAGATGGTTTTCTGATATGTTCGATGATCGTTCACACTGGATCCCTGCATACTTTAGAGATGTCAGTATGAGTGGATTATTCAGAACTACATCGTTGTCAGAGAGCGAGAATAGCTACTTCAAACGGTTTGTCCATAAGAATGCAAATCTTATGTTGTTTTATATGCAATATTGCAGTGCATTGGAGGCTCAACGACATAATTATCATAAGACTACCTTTGCTGACGAGACTGGCGTTCTACCCATGAAGACGAGACTTAAAATAGAGAAGCATGCTGCAACCATATACACCAACAACATATTCAAGGAGGTACAAGACGAGATAGATGATTCGCAAACCCATTGCAATATGTATAAGATGGAGGAGCAAGTTGATGAGAGCATATATACTGTGCATGACAATGTTGATGGGAAATTCGTGGTGCGACATAGACTGTCGGACACTTATACATCTTGCAGCTGTAATCTGTTCGTCAGGAAAGGTATTCTGTGCAAACACATTTTTCTTGCATTTCGCACATTGCAAGTTGAAAGAATTCCTGATAAATACATATCAATTCGCTGGAGTAAATTTAGTATATTGTCGGCCATGGTTCCTGGATTTGAGCTCGGCAGTGCACCAAGCCAAAATTCTATTATTGGTAACAATAAATTTTTCAACATTGTTGGCAATTGTATTGGGTATGTTGGTGACAATCAAGTGCTACGTGAAGAACTCCTTGCAGCGCTGATTGAAGTTGAAAAAAGATTTGCGAAGGAGGGTCGTACAGAGTCTAAGCTACAAGCTAAGCATAGGCTTTTCAAGGATTTTTATGGTACTACAGCACCGGAAGTACCATCTGTGTTACCTCCTCTCATATCCAAAACGAAAGGCAGTGGCGCAGGTGGAAGAAGAAAATCGAACCAAGAGAAGGCAATGGATCTTGCTAAGAAGCCATTGCGTAATTGCAAGAAATGCAATACGATGGGCCATCATGATTCGAGGAATTGCCCAACAAATAAGCTTTCTAATTGA
- the LOC130998801 gene encoding ADP,ATP carrier protein, mitochondrial-like has product MSMDETQHSGGNTALAYPSVVKSDGFVQDKRFVGLSFLTGVAVCKTATAPIDRVKLLMQNEGAIAMAGRLSGPYKGIRDCLWRTIREEGVASLWRGNAVNVIRYLPSQALTLGSWDCFRSVTTMLYQNDEFGYLRWCCYNVGAGVFAGSTFSFFFQPTDYVRTRLALDVKKGGTRQFKGSLDLCKKTLAADGVAGFYRGFTHSYIGATVYRGIYFGMYESLKPVVLTGEMQDSFFGRFGVAWVSAIVAGSASYTFDISRRGMMMMMCGEFKSAFKGCGANIPRAIVGAAALAAYDMSNPFNLPFRALCIK; this is encoded by the exons ATGAGTATGGATGAGACTCAACATTCGGGAGGGAACACTGCATTGGCATATCcatctgtggtgaagtctgatGGTTTTGTGCAAGACAAGAGATTTGTGGGGCTGTCTTTTCTGACGGGTGTGGCGGTATGCAAAACCGCTACTGCTCCTATTGATCGTGTGAAACTTTTGATGCAAAACGAGGGTGCAATAGCCATGGCGGGTAGGTTATCTGGACCATACAAAGGCATCCGCGACTGTTTGTGGAGAACAATAAGGGAAGAAGGAGTTGCCTCTTTGTGGAGAGGGAACGCGGTTAATGTGATCCGTTACTTACCAAGCCAG GCCTTGACTTTAGGATCGTGGGATTGCTTCAGGAGTGTAACTACTATGTTGTACCAAAATGATGAATTTGGGTACTTGAGGTGGTGTTGTTACAACGTTGGCGCAGGTGTGTTTGCTGGTTCTACTTTTAGCTTCTTTTTCCAGCCAACGGACTATGTTCGTACTAGACTGGCATTGGATGTAAAGAAGGGGGGAACGAGGCAGTTCAAGGGCTCCCTTGATCTTTGCAAGAAGACTTTGGCAGCTGACGGCGTTGCTGGATTTTATCGTGGATTCACCCATTCTTATATAGGCGCCACTGTTTACCGCGGCATCTACTTTGGGATGTACGAATCTTTGAAGCCGGTTGTTCTGACTGGCGAGATGCAG gATAGTTTCTTTGGTAGGTTCGGGGTTGCTTGGGTGAGCGCAATCGTTGCTGGTTCTGCATCTTATACATTTGATATTTCTCGGAGAggtatgatgatgatgatgtgtgGTGAATTCAAGagtgctttcaagggttgtgGAGCAAACATACCGAGAGCCATCGTAGGTGCTGCTGCGCTTGCTGCATATGATATGTCCAACCCATTCAATTTGCCATTCCGTGCCTTATGCATAAAATAG